One Candidatus Sulfurimonas baltica DNA segment encodes these proteins:
- a CDS encoding aldo/keto reductase, whose product MSNFAFGTYRISDLNPQHIESLKEAIDAGIAMIDTSSNYMDGGAERAIALAFREFDEDKINSVEIVSKFGYIQGSNLLAHKEEPFEEVVEFSEDCFHSISKSFLSQQLTLSLKRLEMKTLDCYLIHNPEYYLFDAIKNGISKDERLDEMYRRIELAFVGLEEEVKNGRIRSYGVSSNSFSVSHSSDEFLPYEDLIVLADNAAEIVGNDINSFTTIELPINILEQEGLKCATWAKENGLRVLANRPLNAKRDNLMFRLCDYDESKEYYNYLNELMELSDNGILRPFYNLLEQLDVSKHKFGWIGDYDFFLYSQILPHMKKTLNVIDEENRDTLLSFIDLYLQEYRKMVAYECSKNTKNQLKELFKGCDSSMQQCALKFLIQRKNIDYVLVGMRKPTYVDQILSLEE is encoded by the coding sequence ATGAGTAATTTCGCATTTGGAACTTACAGAATAAGTGATTTAAATCCGCAACATATAGAGAGCTTGAAAGAGGCTATTGATGCTGGAATAGCTATGATTGACACATCCTCTAATTATATGGATGGCGGTGCAGAGCGAGCAATTGCTCTTGCGTTTAGAGAGTTTGACGAAGATAAAATTAATTCTGTTGAAATAGTAAGTAAATTTGGATATATCCAAGGTTCTAATTTGTTAGCTCACAAAGAAGAACCTTTTGAAGAAGTAGTTGAGTTTAGTGAAGATTGTTTTCACTCTATATCAAAATCATTCTTGAGTCAACAACTAACATTATCTTTAAAAAGATTAGAGATGAAAACATTGGACTGCTATCTTATCCATAATCCAGAGTATTACCTATTTGATGCTATTAAAAATGGCATTAGTAAAGATGAGAGACTTGATGAGATGTATAGAAGAATAGAGCTTGCATTTGTTGGACTTGAAGAAGAGGTTAAAAATGGGCGAATTCGCTCATATGGTGTAAGTTCAAACAGTTTTTCAGTTTCGCATTCAAGCGATGAGTTTTTACCATATGAAGATTTGATAGTTTTGGCAGATAATGCAGCTGAGATTGTTGGAAATGATATTAATAGTTTTACAACAATTGAGCTGCCAATAAATATCCTTGAGCAAGAGGGATTGAAATGTGCAACATGGGCAAAGGAAAATGGGCTTAGAGTATTGGCGAATAGACCGCTTAATGCCAAAAGAGATAATCTTATGTTTCGCTTGTGTGATTATGATGAAAGCAAAGAGTATTATAATTATCTTAACGAATTGATGGAACTCAGCGATAATGGTATCCTAAGACCTTTTTATAATCTTTTAGAGCAGCTAGATGTTTCAAAACATAAGTTTGGATGGATTGGTGATTATGACTTTTTTCTTTATTCGCAAATTTTACCGCATATGAAAAAAACTTTAAATGTAATTGATGAAGAAAATCGAGATACATTGTTAAGTTTCATAGATTTATATCTTCAAGAGTATAGAAAAATGGTAGCTTACGAGTGCTCTAAAAATACTAAAAATCAGCTAAAAGAGCTATTTAAAGGGTGTGATTCATCAATGCAACAGTGTGCATTAAAGTTTTTAATCCAAAGAAAGAATATAGATTATGTTTTAGTTGGAATGAGAAAACCAACTTATGTAGATCAAATTCTTTCTTTGGAAGAATAA
- a CDS encoding UDP-N-acetylmuramoyl-L-alanyl-D-glutamate--2,6-diaminopimelate ligase, whose translation MRIELPNEEFKYITENSLECDKETAFVLTNQNEKYLQSAKENSAHSIINIKDVAKLFGIDKIKIIGITGTNGKTTTASAIYSFLLDLGYKTAMQGTRGFFMNDEVAEGKTLTTPSVLNTYKHIYQAVTAGCEFFIMEVSSHAIAQKRVEGLNFELKILTNITQDHLDYHKTIEEYTAVKNSFFQDEGKKLINKDEIRASFNIKNAFTYGIENPATYRLMAYSLNDATSGIIQHFQEIVPFTASLHGFFNLYNLMAAISATHLLTGKKLEEVAEVVDNFAGVSGRMEQVSELPNVIVDFAHTPDGMQQVLNALKEKELLVVFGAGGDRDRSKRAMMGRVAASLAKKVYVTSDNPRHEDPEAIVKDILEGIEDRTIVTVELNRKKAIQMALDDQEETQVVVILGKGDESYQIIYDEKFPFDDREVVRELLNLK comes from the coding sequence TTGAGAATTGAACTTCCAAACGAAGAGTTTAAGTATATAACAGAAAACTCTTTGGAGTGCGACAAAGAGACTGCGTTTGTTTTAACAAACCAAAATGAGAAATACCTTCAAAGTGCAAAAGAGAACTCTGCACATTCAATTATAAATATTAAAGATGTTGCGAAACTTTTTGGCATAGATAAGATAAAAATTATAGGAATTACCGGAACAAACGGTAAGACAACTACAGCAAGTGCAATTTACTCATTTTTACTAGATTTAGGGTACAAAACTGCTATGCAGGGGACACGTGGCTTCTTTATGAATGATGAAGTGGCAGAGGGTAAAACTTTAACAACGCCATCAGTACTAAATACATACAAACATATATATCAAGCAGTCACTGCAGGGTGTGAGTTTTTTATAATGGAAGTAAGTTCACATGCTATTGCTCAAAAGAGGGTTGAAGGGCTGAATTTCGAGTTAAAAATACTTACAAATATTACACAAGATCATTTGGACTATCATAAAACAATCGAGGAATATACAGCTGTAAAAAATAGTTTTTTTCAAGATGAGGGCAAGAAGCTTATCAATAAAGATGAGATCAGAGCTTCATTTAATATTAAGAATGCTTTTACCTACGGTATAGAAAATCCGGCTACTTACAGACTTATGGCATACTCGCTTAATGATGCTACAAGTGGAATAATTCAACACTTTCAAGAAATTGTCCCATTTACCGCTTCTCTTCATGGTTTTTTTAATCTTTATAATCTTATGGCAGCTATTTCAGCAACACATTTGCTGACTGGTAAAAAGCTTGAAGAAGTGGCGGAAGTTGTGGATAATTTTGCAGGAGTAAGCGGCAGAATGGAGCAGGTAAGTGAACTTCCAAATGTTATAGTAGATTTTGCTCACACTCCAGATGGAATGCAACAGGTACTAAATGCCCTCAAAGAGAAAGAACTTTTAGTTGTCTTTGGTGCAGGTGGAGACAGAGATAGATCAAAAAGAGCTATGATGGGAAGAGTTGCTGCAAGTCTTGCAAAAAAAGTTTATGTGACAAGTGACAACCCAAGACATGAAGATCCAGAAGCTATTGTAAAGGATATACTAGAAGGTATAGAAGACAGAACTATAGTAACTGTAGAGCTTAACAGAAAAAAAGCAATTCAGATGGCTCTTGATGATCAAGAGGAGACACAAGTTGTTGTAATTCTCGGAAAGGGAGACGAATCATATCAGATAATATATGATGAAAAATTTCCTTTTGATGATAGAGAAGTTGTAAGAGAGCTTTTAAATTTAAAGTAA
- a CDS encoding NifU family protein, whose amino-acid sequence MIPFTDEELMSPVENVIDKVRPSLALDGGDITFLTVKNSKVYVQLKGACIGCASSGTTLKYGVERQLKMDIHPELIVINVPIGMENEIDNL is encoded by the coding sequence ATGATTCCCTTTACAGACGAAGAGTTAATGAGCCCAGTTGAGAATGTAATAGATAAGGTTCGACCGTCATTAGCGCTTGATGGTGGGGATATAACATTTTTAACTGTGAAAAATTCTAAGGTGTACGTTCAGTTAAAAGGTGCTTGTATTGGGTGCGCAAGCAGTGGAACAACACTTAAATATGGTGTTGAGAGACAGTTAAAGATGGACATACATCCTGAGTTGATTGTTATTAATGTGCCAATTGGCATGGAAAATGAAATAGATAATTTATAA
- the rplQ gene encoding 50S ribosomal protein L17, producing the protein MRHRHGYRKLGRTSSHRAALLKNLSISLIEHGKIETTIDKAKELRSYVEKLITIAGKNDSNAHKAVFAALQSKEATKTLVNEIAPKYVDRAGGYTRINRTRIRRGDATTMAFIELV; encoded by the coding sequence ATGAGACATCGTCATGGATACCGTAAACTAGGTCGTACAAGCTCACACCGTGCAGCTTTACTTAAGAACCTAAGTATTTCGTTAATAGAACATGGTAAAATTGAAACTACTATTGATAAAGCAAAAGAACTACGTTCTTACGTTGAAAAACTTATCACAATTGCTGGTAAGAATGATTCAAATGCTCACAAAGCAGTTTTCGCGGCGCTTCAAAGTAAAGAAGCAACAAAAACTCTAGTAAATGAGATAGCTCCTAAGTACGTTGATCGTGCTGGTGGATACACTAGAATTAACAGAACTCGTATTCGTCGTGGAGACGCTACGACTATGGCATTTATTGAATTAGTATAA